The following coding sequences are from one Diabrotica virgifera virgifera chromosome 2, PGI_DIABVI_V3a window:
- the LOC126879667 gene encoding uncharacterized protein LOC126879667 codes for MNKFLVTKDTFKKIRKFGLQGRTLEFKIRDVPQSEEPVGWVKKAIEEIVLKGTEGLEPTDQVGFTFCSKDFARGQGWMRFKPACEVTVDDIWDKISSIYQSNSTGLNTETFCLGITTVKLPAGKGGPRGRAYNSFNEECLKRRGTVVIKNKDNLCLPRALVVAKAHVDKDQEWKKVRQDIGKIQGQRAHQLIEAANVTIPVGGAGIPELQQFQGHLTDYKIVVYSYGSKGRDVMFCGNTNGPALNLLYHEGHFNVITSLTAAFCCIYYCEECHQPFNNKNDHRCGGTCFACRRSPACSKDCVKIPCDQCGRNFYGEACLNAHAGSVCDKIKRCKTCYKIYTKSHVCGEVFCKTCKKNCPSDHLCYIQPDSGLPPSSDFLFIFYDLETSQEKILADGSLLQEPNLCVFNQRCYKCLPEMKLVFCQSCGFRQKILRGLDVISLFMNHILQIRKKFKNVVVLAHNGGGFDHQFILNYILTKTDLTPDLIMRGTKLVSMAVGNARFLDSLNYFPMALSALPKAFGLTELKKGYFPHLFNREENQSYVGPMPDLKFYDPDNLKDDARDKLIAWHAERVDEGYVFDFQKEIVEYCISDVEILTKACLTFRKQLMDTSNVCPFFEATTVASTCNKVFRRNFLQPNTIALIPKGGYRFKDNQSKIALQWLLWEEKQRCIKIQHAARGPEALIGNCRVDGLYENTIFDFQGCYYHGCPTCYPTDRTAPLHDDPSDCMENRHDKTIAKVKHLRSIGYEVVEIWECQFRKMLTAEIKAYTEGHPLMASLPLNPRDALYGGRTGNTVEYYKCKDGEKIKYVDVCSLYPWVCKYGKFPIGHPKKIYIGQECTAVDITELSGLIKCKVLPPTNLYHPVLPTKMNSKCMFVLCRKCGEDFAEEECEHSNDERALSGTWVIEEVVKALSKGYKIIETYEIWSYDALQLSKSQKGLFSDMMNKFIKVKQQASGWPRGCVSDEEKSRYIEEFLQREDVRLEFSDITENPGLRSLAKLMLNSFWGKFAQRENLPKTSIINKPGEFFAMLINPSIQVNTVIPVNEDTLVVTWEYVEEAYSMSSTVNVVLASYVTALARLKLYSYLEIIGSRAKYYDTDSSIYLSKAGLPDLPIGECIGDLTDELGGGYISEFVSGGPKNYAYKYTLPNGEEKICCKVKGICLNYEASKLVNFDTIKKMVLMKSDPVSVVTKQIQRTQDHCVITKTLEKKYRPNSAKRKFFEDFTSVPYGYKKLKI; via the coding sequence ATGAACAAATTCTTAGTCACTAAAGATACATTTAAGAAAATTCGTAAATTTGGCCTCCAGGGACGAACTCTGGAATTTAAAATCAGGGATGTGCCGCAGAGTGAGGAACCTGTGGGATGGGTAAAAAAGGCCATCGAGGAGATTGTACTTAAGGGAACAGAAGGTTTGGAACCAACCGATCAGGTCGGTTTCACTTTTTGCTCGAAAGACTTTGCCAGAGGTCAGGGTTGGATGAGGTTCAAGCCTGCCTGTGAAGTGACCGTTGATGATATATGGGATAAGATTAGTTCCATATATCAGAGTAATAGCACCGGCCTCAATACCGAAACATTTTGTTTGGGTATTACGACGGTAAAACTGCCCGCGGGAAAAGGTGGTCCGAGAGGAAGAGCTTATAACTCCTTTAACGAGGAGTGTTTGAAAAGGCGAGGAACTgttgttattaaaaacaaggATAATCTTTGTTTACCTCGTGCTCTTGTGGTTGCAAAAGCTCACGTAGATAAGGACCAAGAATGGAAGAAGGTACGTCAAGATATTGGAAAAATACAAGGACAAAGAGCCCATCAACTGATTGAAGCCGCTAATGTAACAATTCCTGTCGGAGGGGCAGGAATACCCGAACTACAACAGTTTCAGGGACACCTCACAGATTACAAAATTGTGGTGTATAGTTATGGTAGCAAGGGTCGTGACGTTATGTTCTGTGGTAACACTAATGGTCCAGCGTTAAATCTTTTGTATCATGAAGGACACTTTAACGTGATCACTTCTTTGACAGCTGCTTTTTGTTGTATTTATTATTGTGAGGAGTGCCACCAGCCGTTTAACAACAAAAACGACCACAGATGTGGTGGTACATGTTTTGCTTGTCGTCGTTCACCAGCTTGTTCCAAAGATTGCGTGAAAATACCCTGCGATCAATGTGGGCGAAACTTCTACGGTGAGGCATGTCTCAATGCTCATGCTGGTTCGGTATGCGATAAAATCAAAAGGTGTAAGACCTGTTACAAGATCTACACCAAAAGTCATGTCTGTGGTGAGGTCTTCTGTAAAACTTGTAAGAAAAATTGTCCGTCAGATCATCTTTGTTACATACAGCCCGATTCTGGTCTTCCTCCATCAAGcgattttctatttatattttatgatTTGGAAACTAGTCAGGAAAAGATATTGGCTGATGGTTCGCTTCTTCAAGAACCAAATCTCTGTGTATTTAATCAACGTTGTTACAAATGTCTCCCTGAGATGAAATTAGTTTTCTGTCAATCTTGTGGATTTCGCCAAAAGATTTTGAGGGGTCTTGACGTAATAAGTCTTTTTATGAATCATATTTtgcaaattagaaaaaaattcaagaatGTTGTCGTGTTAGCTCACAATGGAGGAGGCTTCGACCatcaatttattttaaattatattttaacaaAGACTGATTTAACCCCTGATCTCATTATGCGTGGTACAAAGTTGGTGTCAATGGCTGTTGGTAACGCTCGTTTTCTCGATAGTCTTAATTACTTTCCAATGGCGTTGTCTGCTCTACCTAAAGCTTTTGGGTTGACAGAGTTGAAAAAGGGATATTTTCCACATCTGTTTAACAGAGAGGAAAATCAATCTTATGTTGGACCTATGCCTGATCTAAAATTTTACGATCCCGATAATTTAAAAGATGATGCACGTGACAAGCTGATCGCGTGGCACGCTGAAAGAGTAGATGAGGGATACGTTTTTGATTTTCAAAAGGAAATTGTTGAATATTGTATTAGCGATGTTGAGATTTTGACTAAGGCTTGTCTCACTTTCAGAAAACAGTTGATGGATACTTCAAATGTCTGTCCGTTTTTCGAGGCAACAACTGTTGCATCGACGTGTAACAAGGTATTCAGGCGTAATTTCTTACAACCAAACACAATAGCCCTTATTCCAAAAGGTGGCTATCGTTTTAAAGATAATCAGTCGAAAATAGCTTTGCAGTGGTTATTGTGGGAAGAGAAGCAACGCTGTATTAAAATTCAGCATGCCGCCAGGGGACCTGAAGCTCTTATTGGAAATTGTAGGGTGGACGGTCTTTACGAAAACACCATCTTTGATTTTCAAGGTTGTTATTACCACGGTTGTCCTACTTGTTACCCTACAGATAGAACTGCACCCCTTCATGACGATCCTTCAGATTGTATGGAAAATCGTCATGATAAAACAATTGCTAAAGTTAAGCATCTCAGATCAATAGGATATGAGGTGGTTGAAATATGGGAATGTCAATTCCGTAAAATGCTGACGGCCGAGATAAAGGCGTATACCGAGGGGCATCCTCTTATGGCTAGTTTACCTTTGAATCCTAGAGATGCTTTATATGGTGGTCGTACAGGCAATACTGTAGAGTATTACAAGTGTAAAGatggtgaaaaaattaaatacgtTGATGTTTGTTCGCTTTATCCGTGGGTATGCAAGTACGGAAAGTTCCCAATCGGACATccaaagaaaatatatattggACAGGAATGCACTGCTGTAGACATTACTGAGTTATCTGGATTAATAAAGTGTAAGGTGCTTCCTCCTACAAACCTCTATCATCCTGTTCTTCCTACCAAGATGAACAGTAAATGTATGTTCGTTTTATGCCGAAAGTGTGGAGAGGACTTTGCGGAAGAAGAGTGTGAGCATTCGAATGATGAACGGGCTCTATCAGGTACTTGGGTGATTGAGGAGGTAGTGAAAGCTTTATCAAAGGGTTATAAAATAATTGAGACCTATGAGATATGGTCCTATGATGCTTTACAGTTATCGAAATCTCAGAAAGGTCTTTTTTCCGATATGATGAACAAATTTATCAAAGTGAAACAACAAGCTTCAGGGTGGCCGCGAGGATGTGTATCGGATGAGGAAAAGAGCCGGTACATCGAGGAGTTTCTTCAGAGGGAGGATGTCAGGCTGGAGTTTTCCGACATAACGGAGAACCCTGGTCTGAGGTCGTTGGCTAAGCTTATGCTCAATTCTTTCTGGGGTAAGTTCGCTCAGCGAGAGAACCTCCCTAAAACATCCATAATAAACAAGCCTGGAGAATTTTTTGCTATGTTGATTAATCCATCCATTCAGGTTAATACGGTGATCCCTGTAAATGAGGACACACTGGTTGTTACGTGGGAGTATGTGGAGGAGGCGTACTCAATGTCGTCAACAGTTAATGTTGTTCTGGCATCATACGTTACGGCTCTGGCTCGTCTCAAATTGTACTCTTATCTGGAGATTATTGGGTCTCGGGCAAAATATTACGACACAGATTCGTCTATTTACCTTTCCAAGGCTGGCTTACCTGATCTCCCAATAGGTGAGTGTATAGGTGACTTAACTGATGAGTTGGGTGGGGGGTATATTTCAGAGTTCGTTTCTGGAGGGCCTAAAAATTACGCATATAAATACACTTTGCCTAACGGTGAAGAAAAAATTTGTTGTAAGGTTAAAGGTATTTGTCTAAATTATGAGGCATCTAAATTAGTTAATTTCGATACCATTAAGAAGATGGTACTTATGAAGTCTGACCCTGTTTCTGTGGTGACTAAACAAATACAAAGGACACAGGATCATTGTGTTATCACAAAAACCCTTGAAAAAAAATATAGACCAAACtcagcaaaaagaaaattttttgaagattttacatccGTACCTTATGgttataaaaaacttaaaatttaa